From a single Bradyrhizobium sediminis genomic region:
- a CDS encoding branched-chain amino acid aminotransferase, producing MSLKFEIHPATNPASEKERAAKLADPGFGRVFTDHMAVVRYNRAKGWHDACVEARAHFPLDPAVAVVHYAQEIFEGLKAYKRDDGGVNLFRPDANARRFRSSAERMAMALLPEPVFIEAVEQLVRIDRAWIPGGEGSLYLRPFMIASEVFLGVKPSEEYIFAVIASPVGSYFKGGPAPVSIWVSENYTRAAIGGTGAVKCGGNYAASLRAQAEAIDHGCDQVVFLDAVERRYIEELGGMNVFFVFDDGSLLTPPLGTILPGITRDSIIALAKDSGTRVREEAYTIEQWRADAASGKLKEAFACGTAAVISPIGKVCSASGDFLISGGAAGPVAMGLRKQLVDIQYGRAADPHNWIRKVL from the coding sequence ATGAGTTTGAAGTTCGAAATCCATCCTGCGACGAATCCGGCGTCCGAGAAGGAGCGCGCGGCAAAGCTCGCGGACCCGGGCTTTGGCCGGGTTTTCACCGATCACATGGCTGTGGTCCGCTACAATCGCGCGAAGGGCTGGCATGACGCGTGCGTCGAAGCACGTGCGCATTTCCCGCTCGATCCGGCCGTAGCCGTCGTGCACTATGCGCAGGAGATTTTCGAAGGCCTCAAGGCCTACAAGCGCGACGACGGCGGCGTGAACCTGTTCCGCCCCGACGCCAATGCCCGGCGCTTCCGGAGTTCGGCTGAGCGCATGGCGATGGCGCTGCTGCCCGAACCTGTGTTCATCGAAGCGGTCGAGCAGCTCGTGCGCATCGACCGCGCCTGGATCCCAGGCGGCGAGGGCAGTCTCTACCTGCGGCCCTTCATGATCGCGAGTGAAGTCTTCCTCGGTGTGAAGCCTTCCGAGGAATACATCTTCGCCGTCATCGCCTCGCCGGTCGGGTCCTATTTCAAGGGCGGACCTGCGCCGGTGTCGATCTGGGTGTCGGAGAACTACACGCGCGCCGCGATCGGCGGCACCGGCGCCGTCAAATGCGGCGGCAATTACGCCGCGAGCCTGCGCGCGCAGGCCGAGGCCATCGATCACGGCTGCGATCAGGTGGTTTTCCTCGATGCGGTCGAGCGCCGCTACATCGAGGAACTCGGCGGCATGAACGTCTTCTTCGTGTTCGACGACGGTTCGCTGCTGACGCCGCCGCTCGGCACGATCCTGCCGGGCATCACCCGCGATTCGATTATCGCGCTCGCGAAGGATTCCGGCACGCGCGTGCGCGAGGAGGCCTACACGATCGAGCAGTGGCGCGCTGATGCCGCCAGCGGCAAGCTGAAAGAGGCCTTCGCCTGCGGCACAGCGGCTGTCATCTCGCCGATCGGCAAGGTGTGTTCCGCGAGCGGCGATTTTCTCATCAGCGGCGGCGCGGCCGGCCCCGTCGCCATGGGGCTGCGCAAGCAGCTGGTCGACATCCAGTACGGTCGCGCGGCCGATCCGCACAACTGGATCAGAAAGGTGCTGTGA